A window of the Candidatus Binatia bacterium genome harbors these coding sequences:
- the pssA gene encoding CDP-diacylglycerol--serine O-phosphatidyltransferase — MGFASAAAPVRPDGPRRPLHRGVYLLPNLLTTGGLFAGFYSIIASMRGDFLSAAIAVLVANVFDVLDGRIARLTRTTSRFGIEYDSLSDLVAFGVAPGILVYRWALEPLRTWGWLAASLYVTCGALRLARFNVQYDVGEKRLFTGLPIPAAAEVIASSVLVYYRFGGDGPTYANLLLLFVTYALAGLMVSAVKFFSFKEGDLYRRHPFSLLIAGIVLLMLLIAEPQIMLFAVFWCYAASGPVRWGWLRLRRLRGRRLNRGQGADGRPPRETMLDNPPAVD, encoded by the coding sequence ATGGGTTTCGCATCCGCCGCCGCGCCGGTTCGTCCCGACGGACCGCGCCGCCCTCTGCATCGGGGTGTCTATTTGCTCCCGAATCTCCTCACCACAGGCGGGTTGTTCGCCGGGTTCTATTCGATCATCGCCAGTATGCGCGGCGACTTCCTGTCGGCGGCCATCGCCGTGCTGGTCGCCAACGTGTTCGATGTCCTCGACGGGCGGATCGCGCGGTTGACGCGCACCACCAGCCGATTCGGCATCGAATACGACTCGCTGTCGGACCTGGTGGCCTTCGGTGTCGCCCCGGGCATCCTGGTTTATCGCTGGGCGCTGGAGCCCCTTCGCACGTGGGGCTGGCTGGCGGCGTCTCTGTACGTTACGTGTGGGGCGCTGCGACTGGCGCGCTTCAACGTCCAGTACGACGTCGGCGAGAAGCGGCTTTTCACCGGGCTTCCGATCCCGGCGGCCGCCGAGGTCATCGCGTCGAGCGTCCTCGTTTACTACCGGTTCGGCGGCGACGGTCCGACCTACGCTAACCTCTTGCTGTTGTTTGTGACTTACGCCCTTGCCGGACTGATGGTCAGCGCGGTCAAGTTCTTCAGCTTCAAAGAGGGAGACCTTTACCGACGCCACCCTTTCTCGCTGCTGATCGCCGGCATCGTGCTCCTGATGCTGCTGATTGCCGAGCCGCAGATCATGTTGTTCGCCGTATTCTGGTGCTACGCAGCTTCCGGTCCGGTGCGCTGGGGATGGCTGCGGCTGCGGCGCCTGCGCGGGCGCCGGCTGAACCGCGGCCAGGGCGCCGACGGCCGCCCGCCACGCGAAACCATGCTTGACAACCCTCCAGCCGTCGATTAG
- a CDS encoding phosphatidylserine decarboxylase family protein codes for MADERPPRRQEQELTATNSARGWRVPIARDGLHSIAAAALATAVLYVLGWTVAASVAAAATVFAVSFFRDPERNCPADPRLILAPADGRIIKMGTVRDERFLHTDATIVSIFMSPLNVHVNRAPVSGRVLDVHHHPGKYFRAFADKASLDNEQTAVLLEDDAGRRLCCVQIAGFVARRIVCRLRPGDRVEQGSRYGMIKFGSRADVYLPRAARVRVAVGDRAVAGETVLAEWP; via the coding sequence GTGGCTGACGAGCGACCGCCTCGTCGACAGGAGCAAGAGCTGACGGCAACGAATTCCGCGCGTGGCTGGCGTGTGCCCATTGCCCGCGACGGCCTGCACTCGATCGCCGCCGCCGCGCTGGCAACGGCGGTGTTGTACGTCCTCGGCTGGACGGTCGCCGCGTCCGTCGCAGCCGCCGCGACGGTGTTCGCCGTCAGTTTCTTTCGCGACCCGGAACGGAACTGCCCCGCGGATCCTCGCCTGATCCTCGCCCCGGCCGACGGGCGTATTATCAAGATGGGGACGGTCCGGGACGAGCGCTTTCTCCATACGGACGCGACTATCGTGAGCATCTTCATGTCGCCTCTGAACGTGCACGTGAATCGTGCCCCGGTTAGCGGCCGGGTTCTCGATGTGCACCACCATCCGGGAAAATACTTCCGTGCTTTTGCCGACAAGGCCTCGCTCGATAACGAACAAACGGCGGTATTGCTCGAAGACGATGCGGGCAGGAGGCTGTGCTGCGTACAGATCGCCGGGTTTGTCGCGCGGCGCATCGTCTGCCGACTGCGACCCGGAGACCGGGTCGAGCAAGGATCGCGTTACGGCATGATCAAGTTCGGCTCGCGCGCCGACGTTTATCTGCCCCGGGCGGCTCGCGTTCGTGTTGCGGTGGGTGACCGTGCCGTTGCCGGCGAAACGGTACTGGCGGAGTGGCCTTGA